The sequence ACAGGAACTCGCGCGCAGCACGCATCAACCGGCCGTGTATCTTGGACGGGACCCGGGCAGCATGTCCGATCCTGGCCTGAGGCTGTCGAGCCTCAAACTGCCGCAGCAAGTGCCGGTAAGCTTGCCCTCGGCGCTAGCGCGACAGCGTCCCGACATCCTGGCTGCGGAAGCCGCGTGGCGCCGCGCTGCGGCCGATGTGGGCGTGGCCACGGCCAATCTCTACCCGCGCCTGACCCTGACGGCCGGCTTCGGCACCCAACGCACCCATGCAGGGGACCTGGGCAACGGCATCAACATCTGGAACCTCGGGCTGGGCCTGGCTCAGCCCTTGTTCCGGGGCGGCGAACTACGGGCCCGCAAGCGCGGCGCCGAGGCCGCCTACGAGGCCGCGGCCGCGGCCTACCGCAATACGGTTTTGCAAGGTTGGCAGCAGGTGGCCGACAGCCTGCGTGCCCTGGAACACGACGCCGAGGTGCTCGGCCAGCAGCGTCAAGCCGAAGCGCAAACAGAGGCCGTTTACACCACCGCCAGCGACCAGTACCACGTCGGCGGCATCAGCCAATTGAACCTGCTCGACGCGCAACGTCAATTACTCTCGGCACGGCGCGACCGTATCCAGGCCCAGACCCGCCGCTACACCGATACGGCCGCGCTCATGCACGCGCTGGGTGGCGGCTGGTGGAATGAAGCCCCCGCCGAAGCGGGCGTATGATGGAGGCTGTATCCGCCTTCGTACGCCGTCATGGACGTCTTTGAGCAATTGCAGGACCTGCTGACCAAGCATGCCGTGAGTTTTCGTCTGCTCCGCCATCCGGCTGCAGGCAAGTCCGTGGAAGTCGCGGCCATCCGCGGCACCGAAGTGAGCCAGGGCGCCAAAGCCCTGGTCTGCCGCATCAAGATAAGCGCCACGCAACGCAAACACGTGCTGGCGGTTTTCCCGGCTGACGCGCAAGCCGATCTGGAGGCCATCGCCCGCGCCGCAGGTGGCAAGAAAGCCGCGCTGGCATCGCTGGATCTGGCGCGCGAACTGACCGGCTGCGAGATCGGTGCCATCCCTCCGTTCTCCTTCAATCCCGAACTGCAATTGATCGTTGATCCCACGCTGCGTCAGCGGCACGATGAAATCGTGTTCAATGCCGGCCGTCTGGATGCTTCCATCCTCCTGCGCACGGAGGACTACTTCCGCATCGCGCAGCCCGAACTGGCACCCTTGGTGCGCAGCTGATATGTGCCTTGCCGTCATCGCCTTGAACCAGGTGGCCTGCATCCCGGTGCTCATCGCCGCTAACCGCGATGAGTTCCATGCCCGTCCCACGGCCGCGGCCGCCCCCTGGCCGGGCG comes from Bordetella holmesii ATCC 51541 and encodes:
- a CDS encoding ybaK / prolyl-tRNA synthetases associated domain protein; this translates as MDVFEQLQDLLTKHAVSFRLLRHPAAGKSVEVAAIRGTEVSQGAKALVCRIKISATQRKHVLAVFPADAQADLEAIARAAGGKKAALASLDLARELTGCEIGAIPPFSFNPELQLIVDPTLRQRHDEIVFNAGRLDASILLRTEDYFRIAQPELAPLVRS
- a CDS encoding efflux transporter, outer membrane factor (OMF) lipo, NodT family protein, translating into MGQGRDAQALQAGADVPAQWWQLFGSPVLDTLVRQALADSPTLAQARAKLVQAQETANAQAGSRLLPAVDAKLSGVRQRVDPSSMGIDVPQPEPFALYNASIAVSYTLDIWGGERRAVEGYVAEAQRMAYEWQAARMTLAANVVTTAIRQAGLREELEAATALAEAQQSQLTIVRKRLDAGAVAERQWHAQAALVAQTQAQLPTLRQELARSTHQPAVYLGRDPGSMSDPGLRLSSLKLPQQVPVSLPSALARQRPDILAAEAAWRRAAADVGVATANLYPRLTLTAGFGTQRTHAGDLGNGINIWNLGLGLAQPLFRGGELRARKRGAEAAYEAAAAAYRNTVLQGWQQVADSLRALEHDAEVLGQQRQAEAQTEAVYTTASDQYHVGGISQLNLLDAQRQLLSARRDRIQAQTRRYTDTAALMHALGGGWWNEAPAEAGV